The nucleotide sequence CATCGGGCTGGCCGCGCTGCCTCCGGACGAGCTGGCCAAGGAGTCGCTCAGCGAGGACGCGCTGACCACCGGGGTGGGCTTCGCCCTGCTCGCGGGCTTCGTCGAGGACCTCCAGGTCCGCCCGGTCGACGAGGGCGTCGGCACCGAGGTCCGGATGGGGTGGCCGGTCGGCCGCGCCTGACCCTGTTCCACCGCAGGCCGCGTTCCCCCCGGGGAGCGCGGCCTCGTCGTGTTGACCGCTCCATATATCAGATTTCCTCGCATAACACAGCGACGAAGATCATCGGGACAGGGTGCCCCCTCGGTGTGACCTCCAACACGTCGGAGGGCTACAGTACGCGGGTTGTCAGCAAGTGATCTGTCCCGCAGCCAGCGGGAACGGTCCGCCGGAGTGGGTTGGCGCGCTGGCGAGTCCGCATCCAGGCGTCGGTCCGTGCGTCTCCACGGGCCAGCGCGAGTTGTTCGGTACAGGAGGACATAGATGTCCGGGACCTTGGCCGCCGACGGCGGCGCACTGTCCCTTACCGGAGCCAACGTGACGTACGTCGTCATCGCCGCGGTCATCGCGCTGGTGGCGCTCGTCTTCGCGGCCGCCTTGACCAAGGCGGTGCTGGCAGCCGGTACGGGAACCACCAACATGCAGGAGATTTCCGGGGCGGTGCAGGAGGGCGCGTCCGCGTACCTGCTGCGGCAGTTCCGCACCCTGGCGATCTTCGTGGTGATCGCCGTCGTGCTGCTGTTCCTGCTGCCGGTGCACGACACCGACGGCAGCGAGATCCTCGTGAAGATCGGCCGGTCGGCGTTCTTCGTGGTGGGCGCGCTGTTCAGCGCGTTCATCGGCGGCGCCGGCATGTGGCTGGCCACCCGCGCCAACCTGCGGGTCGCCGCGGCCGCCCGGGAGCGCGAAGGCGGGCGCGAGGGCGCCATGAAGATCGCCTTCCGCACCGGTGGCGTGGTCGGCTTCCTCACCGTGGGCCTCGGCCTGTTCGGTGCGGCGCTGGTCGTGCTGATCTTCCGGGGCGACGCCCCGACCGTGCTGGAGGGCTTCGGCTTCGGCGCCGCGCTGCTCGCCATGTTCATGCGGGTCGGCGGCGGCATCTTCACCAAGGCCGCCGACGTCGGCGCAGACCTGGTGGGCAAGGTCGAGCAGGGCATCCCGGAGGACGACCCGCGCAACGCCGCCACCATCGCCGACAACGTGGGCGACAACGTCGGCGACTGCGCCGGCATGGCCGCGGACCTCTTCGAGTCGTACGCGGTCACCCTGGTCGCCGCGCTGATCCTCGGCCGCGCCGCGTTCGGCGAGACCGGCCTGGTCTTCCCGCTGATCATCTCCACCATCGGTGTGCTCGTCGCGATCGTCGGCGTCTTCATCACCCGGCTGCGCGCCTCGGACCGCAACGGCCTGACCGCGATCAACCGGGCCTTCTACCTCTCCGCGGTGATCGCCGCGGTGCTGGTGGCGATCGCCGCGTTCGCCTACCTGCCGGCGACCTTCGGCGAGCTGGAGGGCGGCCTCACCGACGTCGACCGCAACCCGCGTCTCGTGGCCATCGGCGCCGTCGTCATCGGCATCGTGCTGGCCGCCGCCATCCAGGCGCTCACCGGCTACTTCACCGAGACCAACCGGCGCCCGGTGCAGGACATCGGCAAGAGCTCGCAGACCGGCGCGGCCACCGTCATCCTCGCCGGCATCAGCGTCGGCCTGGAGTCGGCGGTCTACTCGGCGCTGCTCATCGGCGCGGGCGTCTTCGGCGCGTTCCTGCTCGGCGGCAGCTCGATCACCCTGTCGCTGTTCGCGGTGGCGCTGGCCGGCACCGGCCTGCTCACCACCGTCGGCGTCATCGTCGCCATGGACACCTTCGGCCCGATCTCGGACAACGCCCAGGGTGTGGCCGAGATGTCCGGCGACATCGACGAGCACGGCGCGCGGACGCTGACCGAGCTGGACGCCGTCGGCAACACCACCAAGGCGATCACCAAGGGCATCGCGATCGCCACGGCCGTGCTGGCCGCGACCGCGCTGTTCGGCTCGTACACCGACACGCTGCGCTCCTCGTACGAGGACGCGGGCGTGGGCGACGTCGGCGCCGAGATCCTCAACTCGCTGAACGTGGCCAACCCGCGCAACCTGGTCGGCCTCATCATCGGTGCGGCGGTGGTCTTCCTCTTCTCCGGCCTGGCCATCAACGCGGTCTCCCGCTCGGCCGGCGCCGTGGTCATGGAGGTACGCCGGCAGTTCCGTGAGCTGCCCGGCATCATGGACCGCACCCAGCGCCCCGAGTACGGCAAGGTCGTCGACATCTGCACCCGGGACGCGCAGCGCGAGCTGATGACCCCCGGCCTGCTGGCCATCCTGGCCCCGATCGCGGTCGGCTTCGGCCTCGGCCCGGGCGCGCTGGCCTCGTACCTGGCCGGCGCGATCGGCGCGGGCACCCTCATGGCGGTCTTCCTGGCCAACTCGGGTGGCGCCTGGGACAACGGCAAGAAGCTGGTCGAGGACGGCGCCTACGGCGGCAAGGGCTCCGAGTCGCACGCCGCGACCGTCATCGGCGACACCGTCGGTGACCCGTTCAAGGACACCGCCGGCCCGGCGATCAACCCGCTGATCAAGGTGATGAACCTGGTCTCGCTGCTGATCGCCCCGGCCGTGGTGGCCTGGAGCGTGGGCGACGACCGCAACACCCCGCTGCGGATCGCGGTTGCCGTGGTGGCCGCCCTGGTCATCGTGGCGGCGGTGGTGTTCAGCAAGCGCAAGGGTGTGGCGATGGCGGACTCGGACCGCGACGCCGGCACCCCGGACCAGCACCCGGAGACGGTCAACGCCTGACCCGGGCGACGCGACGGTTCCCGGTCGGCCTCGGCCGGCCGGGAACCGTGCCGTCGGGCGGTCCCGTGCACGAAACCTGACCGGTGGCACTTCCACCGCAAGGTCGTACGCTGCAACGCATGCGTACGCGCCGGGCGGCAACCGCCGGAAAGCTCACGGTGGTCCTGGCCACGCTGGTTCTCGTCGTCGCCGGGTGCGGTGGCCCCAGCCCGCAGGCCTGGGCCGCATCGGTCTGCCAGGCGCTCAGCCCGTGGCGGGCCGAGATCAACAAGCTGACCAGCAGCACCCAGCAGCAGATGACCGCGCAGACCACCCCGGCGCAGGCCAAGGAGAACCTCGTCCGGCTCTTCGCCGGGGCCGAGCAGGCCAGCGAGACGGCCCGGCGCAAGGTCGAGGAGGCCGGCGTGCCGGACACCGATCACGGCGACGAGATCTCCGCCGGGTTCCGCGCCTCGCTCAGCAAGGTGCGGGACGCGTACGGGCGGGCCCGGGACACCATCGACCGGCTGGACACCGCCCAGGCCGGCCCGTTCTACGACGGGGTGCGGGCCGCCGTGGACACGCTCAACAAGGAGTACGACGCGAGCGCGCTGGACACCAGCCGGCTCAACTCACCCGAGCTGAAAGAGGCCTTCGACGAGGTCCCGGAGTGTCGCTGACCCCTCCCCACCCGAACCCGGCCCGCCAGCCCTCGCTGTTCTCCACCGAGGCGGCCGATCCGTCGCTGGCGGACCTCGCCGGCCTGCTCGCCGGGCCCGGTGAGGTGGTCCGGATGGGCGGGACGGCCCGGGTCTCCGTCGTGGTGGAGGCCGCCTGGCGGGTGCACGTGCTGGTGGCCGAGCTGGGCGCCCGGGGGATTCCGGCGAGCTGGGAGCCGACCGGGGACGGGCGGCACCTGGTGCGCACCGCGTACGCCACGACGCTCGCCCCGCTCGCCCTGGCCTGGCTGCGCGGGACGGCGAAGCGACCCCCGCGGGCGTTCCACCTCAACGGGCGGCGGCTGCGGCTCTGGCTCGCCGCCGCCGGTGCGGCCGACCCGGCCGGGTTCCGGCTCCGGCTCGGCCCGGCCGACGAGGAGTGCTGGCCGCCGGTGCGCGCCGCGCTGGCCGCGGTGGGGCTGCCGGCCGCGTTCGTCGAGGCGGAGGAGGGCGGGCCCGCGTACCGGATCACCGGGCGGCGGGTGGCCCGGCTCGCGGAGCTGGTGGGGGACCGGCCCTCCGCCGCGCCGGCGGCCGAGTGGCCGGGGACGCACGGCTGACCCTCCGGCGCAACCCCGCCGGCTGTCCGATCCCGGACACCCCGTGCGGAGGTTTGCGCAGGAAAACGACCGGTGTCTCCTCCGCCATGGGTGCGTGATCGTCACAGTGACCCGCTCGGCGCCCTACCCACGGTGTACGGTGGCGCCGTCCGGCGGGGTGCCGGCAGATGGTCGACGCCACCTGATCATTTGCCGCCCACGAAACCCGGAACGCGGACGGCGCGTTACGTTGGACATCCGGACCGCCGGTGGTGCGGCAGGGTGCAACATGCCGCGAAGCGGGCATTACGTAGGAGTGAGGTCGGGGAGAGACGTGCCGAGCAACGCTGGAACCACCCGTCTGGTCATCGTCGAGTCACCGGCGAAGGCCAAGACGATCTCGGGCTACCTCGGCCCGGGGTACGTCGTGGAGGCCAGCTTCGGCCATGTCCGGGACCTGCCCCGCAACGCCGCCGAGATCCCGGCCGCCTACGAGGACAAGCCCTGGGCCCGGCTCGGCGTGGACGTGGACAACGGCTTCGCCGCCCTCTACGTGGTCTCCGCCGACCGGAAGAAGCAGATCACCAAGCTGAAGTCGCTGGCCAAGGAGGTGGACGAGATCTTCCTCGCCACCGACGAGGACCGCGAGGGCGAGGCGATCGCGTGGCACCTCGTGGAGACGCTGAAGCCCAAGGTGCCGGTCAAGCGGATGGTGTTCCACGAGATCACCAAGCCGGCCATCCAGGCCGCGGTGGCCAACCCCCGGGAGATCGACCGGGACCTGGTCGACGCCCAGGAGGCCCGGCGCATCCTCGACCGGCTCTACGGCTACGAGGTCTCCCCGGTGCTCTGGCGCAAGGTCCGCAGCGGCCTCTCCGCCGGCCGGGTGCAGTCCGTGGCGACCCGGATCGTGGTCGAGCGGGAGCGGCAGCGGATGGCGTTCCGCACCGCCGAGTACTGGGACATCCTGGCCACCCTGGCGGTCGCGAACCCGGGCGAGGGCCCGCGCACCTTCAACGCCACCCTGATCGCGCTGAACGGCGACCGGATCGCCACCGGCAAGGACTTCGAGCCCACCACGGGCCGGGTCCGGGCCGGCGCCGGCGTGGTGCACCTG is from Micromonospora terminaliae and encodes:
- a CDS encoding sodium-translocating pyrophosphatase translates to MSGTLAADGGALSLTGANVTYVVIAAVIALVALVFAAALTKAVLAAGTGTTNMQEISGAVQEGASAYLLRQFRTLAIFVVIAVVLLFLLPVHDTDGSEILVKIGRSAFFVVGALFSAFIGGAGMWLATRANLRVAAAAREREGGREGAMKIAFRTGGVVGFLTVGLGLFGAALVVLIFRGDAPTVLEGFGFGAALLAMFMRVGGGIFTKAADVGADLVGKVEQGIPEDDPRNAATIADNVGDNVGDCAGMAADLFESYAVTLVAALILGRAAFGETGLVFPLIISTIGVLVAIVGVFITRLRASDRNGLTAINRAFYLSAVIAAVLVAIAAFAYLPATFGELEGGLTDVDRNPRLVAIGAVVIGIVLAAAIQALTGYFTETNRRPVQDIGKSSQTGAATVILAGISVGLESAVYSALLIGAGVFGAFLLGGSSITLSLFAVALAGTGLLTTVGVIVAMDTFGPISDNAQGVAEMSGDIDEHGARTLTELDAVGNTTKAITKGIAIATAVLAATALFGSYTDTLRSSYEDAGVGDVGAEILNSLNVANPRNLVGLIIGAAVVFLFSGLAINAVSRSAGAVVMEVRRQFRELPGIMDRTQRPEYGKVVDICTRDAQRELMTPGLLAILAPIAVGFGLGPGALASYLAGAIGAGTLMAVFLANSGGAWDNGKKLVEDGAYGGKGSESHAATVIGDTVGDPFKDTAGPAINPLIKVMNLVSLLIAPAVVAWSVGDDRNTPLRIAVAVVAALVIVAAVVFSKRKGVAMADSDRDAGTPDQHPETVNA